A window of the Tripterygium wilfordii isolate XIE 37 chromosome 12, ASM1340144v1, whole genome shotgun sequence genome harbors these coding sequences:
- the LOC120010267 gene encoding B-box zinc finger protein 21-like encodes MKIQCDVCGKGEATVFCVADEAALCDTCEHRVHHANKLASKHQRFSLLHPSSKEYPLCDICQEKRAFLFCQQDRAILCRDCDLPIHNANGHTQKHNRFLLSGIKFSATPAFFTSSTTSETNGCDYVPDPKSQRSSVPNPPSRAKTSNSITSTTAATTTTKKGGDSLVVSENNGSTSSISEYLEMLPGWHVEDFLDSSYTPFGFWKGDNGMLPSMDGDLESNIGSFTSENLGFWVPQTPAPLCSYPSQMGGQIVFKETKETTSMKSNRKWTDVGFIVPQITPPSAGFKRSRPLW; translated from the exons ATGAAGATCCAGTGCGACGTGTGCGGCAAGGGTGAGGCGACGGTGTTTTGCGTCGCCGACGAGGCGGCTCTGTGTGATACCTGCGAACACCGTGTCCACCACGCGAACAAGTTGGCTTCTAAGCACCAGCGGTTCTCCCTTCTTCATCCTTCGTCTAAGGAGtacccactttgtgatatctgCCAA GAGAAACGAGCGTTCCTGTTCTGTCAGCAAGACAGGGCGATTCTGTGCAGAGACTGTGATCTGCCTATACACAATGCCAACGGGCATACCCAGAAGCATAATAGATTTCTACTCAGTGGAATCAAGTTTTCTGCCACTCCTGCTTTCTTTACATCTTCCACTACTTCTGAGACAAATGGTTGTGATTATGTTCCTGATCCAAAGTCTCAACGTTCCTCTGTTCCAAATCCACCATCAAGGGCTAAGACTTCAAACTCAATTACTTCAACAACAGCGGCAACAACAACTACAAAAAAGGGTGGGGATAGTCTGGTTGTGAGCGAAAACAATGGTTCAACAAGCAGCATCTCAGAGTATTTAGAGATGCTGCCCGGTTGGCACGTTGAGGACTTTCTGGACTCTTCCTACACTCCATTTGGTTTCTGGAAG GGGGATAATGGGATGTTGCCGTCTATGGATGGTGATCTTGAGAGCAATATTGGGTCGTTCACATCGGAAAATTTGGGATTCTGGGTGCCTCAAACGCCTGCTCCTCTATGTTCCTATCCTTCACAAATGGGAGGACAAATAGTATTCAAGGAGACAAAGGAGACTACAAGTATGAAGAGTAACAGGAAATGGACAGATGTTGGTTTTATAGTTCCTCAGATTACTCCTCCATCCGCTGGCTTCAAGAGGTCTAGACCTTTATGGTAA
- the LOC120010833 gene encoding kinesin-like protein KIN-7E isoform X2 yields the protein MDMEELIHGDTQGSQAKQENILVSVRLRPLNEREISRNDISDWECINNNTIIFKHSVPERSMFPAAYTLDKVFGCNCPTKQVYLEATKEVALSVVGGINACIFAYGQTSSGKTYTMLGVTEYAVEDIYDYIERHKDREFVLKVSAMEIYNEVVRDLLSSDSTPLRLLDDPERGTVVEKLIEETLRDSDHFRELLSICAAQRQIGETSLNETSSRSHQILRLTVESSSREYLGAKNSSTLAASLNFVDLAGSERASQAMSTGARLKEGCHINRSLLTLGTVIRKLSKGRNEHIPYRDSKLTRILQTSLGGNARTAIICTMSPARSHVEQSRNTLSFAICAKEVTTNAQVNVVMSDKTLVKQLQSELARLNKELRSLGSTSKPKSDSAALLREKEILIEQMDKEIKELIWQRDLALSRVEDLLRAVREEPVSRVDEYSTVESQDRVCPLSLKASLQPCNISNEVDGPSVLSPNCQYLEVSENPEDNFLLDDSTPKFVGPDLCQGWEEMTQRERELSEDTCKEVRCIKIEESRMNRRTEADLSLPAPAEEEKHLSVKRTMNVLSSDKEENEVSSMKSDTTYEALQKKIEKLQKAINYLVSFYPLQQSPCSSELSVPRFRRMNLSRSRSSQAVLMSIPSSHWSEKLERNENIPSARFEKDMMEREGGVDRLLSELNCGVETGNLSTKDSQNSISLAESLGIKGYGAKSRMSRKDSQSSITSVESQSITGNDVYDFPTTHDFTAQQNEMPEIQSEKQFDGDMEAAPPTIKSQSRSTNADQDAKPLATQTCSDWRPEFERQRKEILELWVACNVPLVHRTCFFLLFKGDSSDLVYMEVELRRLSFLKDTFFHRTKAMKGGQIVTPTSSMKDLNRERQMLSKQLQKKFSRKEREGLYQKWGIGLKTRQRSLQLAHRLWTDIKDLNHIKESASLVSQLVGVVEPGQVPKELFGLSFVPRSMKKRSYSLKSNLSLLL from the exons ATGGATATGGAGGAGCTAATACATGGGGACACACAGGGATCTCAGGCAAAGCAAGAGAATATTTTGGTTTCGGTTCGGCTGAGGCCCCTGAACGAGAGAGAAATTTCAAGGAACGATATATCGGATTGGgaatgcatcaacaacaacacaATTATTTTCAAACACAGCGTGCCGGAGCGGTCCATGTTCCCAGCTGCCTATACACTTG ACAAAGTATTTGGGTGTAATTGTCCCACAAAGCAGGTTTATCTGGAAGCAACCAAAGAAGTTGCTCTTTCTGTGGTTGGTGGCATTAATG CCTGCATTTTCGCATACGGGCAAACAAGTAGTGGAAAGACATACACAATGTTAGGAGTTACTGAATATGCAGTTGAGGATATATATGATTACATAGAGAGG CATAAAGACCGAGAATTTGTGCTAAAAGTCTCTGCCATGGAAATCTACAATGAAGTCGTCAGGGATCTCCTCAGTTCAGATAGTACTCCACTGAGACTCCTGGATGATCCAGAG AGAGGGACTGTTGTCGAGAAACTTATTGAGGAGACTTTAAGAGACAGTGACCATTTCCGAGAACTCTTATCCATCTGCGCAG CTCAAAGGCAGATAGGAGAGACTTCTCTGAATGAAACCAGCTCCAGATCTCATCAAATATTACGACTA ACAGTTGAAAGCTCTTCTCGTGAGTACTTAGGTGCCAAAAATTCTAGCACTCTTGCAGCTAGTTTG AATTTTGTTGACCTTGCAGGTAGTGAGCGTGCTTCCCAGGCAATGTCAACTGGTGCAAGACTGAAAGAAGGATGTCACATTAATCGCAGTTTACTAACCCTGGGAACTGTAATACGCAAACTAAG CAAGGGGAGAAATGAACACATTCCTTACAGGGACTCCAAGCTAACACGCATCCTCCAAACCTCCTTAGGAGGCAATGCTAGAACAGCCATCATTTGCACTATGAGCCCTGCTCGCAGTCATGTTGAGCAGTCGAGAAATACGCTTTCGTTTGCTATCTGTGCTAAAGAAGTGACTACCAATGCACAGGTCAATGTTGTGATGTCAGATAAGACACTGGtaaagcaattgcaaagcgaaTTGGCCAGACTGAATAAGGAGTTGAGGAGCTTAGGATCAACCTCCAAGCCTAAGAGTGATTCTGCTGCATTactgagagagaaagaaattttaATTGAACAG ATGGATAAAGAGATAAAAGAATTGATTTGGCAACGTGATCTTGCCCTGTCCCGAGTTGAGGATTTGCTAAGAGCAGTTCGAGAGGAGCCAGTTTCAAGAGTAGATGAATATTCAACTGTAGAGTCACAAGATAGAGTCTGCCCTCTCAGTTTAAAGGCCAGTCTTCAACCATGCAACATATCAAATGAGGTTGATGGGCCCAGTGTCCTCTCTCCCAACTGTCAGTACCTAGAGGTTTCTGAGAATCCTGAAGACAACTTTCTGCTGGATGATAGTACTCCAAAGTTTGTTGGCCCTGATCTATGTCAGGGTTGGGAGGAAATGacacagagagaaagagaactATCTGAAGATACTTGCAAAGAAGTTCGATGTATTAAAATTGAAGAATCAAGAATGAACAGGAGAACAGAAGCTGATCTGTCCTTACCTGCTCCTGCTGAAGAAGAGAAACATTTATCCGTAAAAAGGACCATGAATGTGTTATCCTCAGACAAGGAAGAAAATGAAGTAAGCTCTATGAAGTCGGATACTACTTATGAGGCTTTgcagaaaaaaattgagaagcTGCAGAAGGCCATCAACTATCTTGTTAGTTTTTATCCTCTGCAACAATCTCCTTGTTCGTCTGAATTATCTGTGCCTAGGTTTAGAAGGATGAATTTGAGCAGAAGCAGAAGTTCCCAAGCAGTTCTCATGTCCATTCCATCGTCTCATTGGTCTGAGAAGTTGGAACGAAATGAGAACATACCATCCGCTAGGTTTGAAAAGGACATGATGGAAAGAGAGGGAGGTGTTGACCGCTTGCTGTCTGAATTGAATTGTGGTGTCGAGACTGGAAACTTGTCAACGAAAGATTCTCAAAATTCTATTAGTTTAGCAGAATCGCTTGGCATCAAAGGCTATGGTGCCAAGTCAAGGATGTCCAGAAAGGATTCTCAAAGTTCCATTACTTCAGTGGAATCACAAAGCATTACCGGAAATGATGTATATGATTTTCCTACAACTCATGATTTTACTGCACAACAGAATGAAATGCCTGAAATCCAGTCAGAGAAGCAGTTTGATGGAGATATG GAAGCAGCGCCTCCGACCATCAAGTCCCAAAGCAGAAGCACCAATGCTGATCAAGATGCTAAGCCACTTGCAACGCAAACCTGCTCTGACTGGAGACCTGAATTTGAAAGGCAGAGGAAAGAGATTCTTGAACTATGGGTCGCTTGCAATGTACCTTTGGTTCATAGAACATGTTTCTTCCTGCTCTTCAAAGGTGATTCTTCGGACTTAGTGTACATGGAGGTAGAGCTCCGGAGGTTATCATTTCTCAAGGACACATTTTTCCACCGAACCAAGGCCATGAAAGGTGGTCAAATTGTTACTCCTACCTCGAG TATGAAGGATCTCAATCGCGAGAGGCAAATGTTGAGCAAGCAATTACAGAAGAAGTTTTCTAGAAAGGAGAGGGAAGGTCTTTACCAAAAGTGGGGTATTGGGTTGAAGACAAGGCAGAGGAGCCTACAGTTGGCACATCGCTTATGGACGGATATAAAAGACCTGAACCATATAAAGGAGAGTGCCTCCCTTGTTTCACAGTTGGTTGGGGTTGTAGAGCCAGGGCAAGTCCCTAAGGAACTATTTGGACTCAGCTTCGTACCTCGCTCCATGAAAAAGAGATCTTACAGCTTGAAATCTAACTTGTCTCTTCTACTATAA
- the LOC120010471 gene encoding cold and drought-regulated protein CORA-like: MDTARRTSLWLLLFFLALITIVVLRADAVKNGTVGNAIPLNLDKLPEEENVGGSSNNKSSYTEVVINNNKNRYSGGGGGGGGRYNYGWGGGGGGGGGGGGGGGGGGGGGGGGGGGGGGGWGWGGGGGGWYKWGCGRGRRSINRKREFKKEEYRVGEYAQCMGRGRCRWKRLDCPLHCGGPCFYDCQHMCKAHCRRP; the protein is encoded by the coding sequence ATGGATACAGCGAGAAGAACCAGTCTAtggcttcttcttttctttttagcaTTAATAACCATCGTTGTGTTGAGAGCCGATGCAGTGAAAAATGGCACCGTAGGCAATGCCATTCCATTGAATCTTGATAAGCTCCCTGAAGAAGAAAATGTTGGAGGAAGTAGCAACAACAAGTCCTCTTACACTGAAGTTGTTATCAACAATAACAAAAATAGATATTCtggcggtggcggtggcggCGGTGGCAGATACAATTATGGCTGGGGTGGTGGAGGGGGCGGGGGCGGGGGCGGGGGCgggggtggaggtggaggtggagggggaggaggtggaggtggaggaggaggaggaggaggatggggctggggaggaggaggtggtggatGGTACAAATGGGGATGTGGAAGAGGAAGGAGAAGCATTAATAGGAAGAGAGAATTCAAGAAAGAAGAGTACAGAGTAGGTGAGTATGCACAATGCATGGGAAGAGGAAGATGTAGATGGAAGAGGCTGGATTGCCCTCTTCATTGTGGTGGACCTTGCTTCTATGACTGCCAACATATGTGCAAGGCTCATTGTCGACGACCTTAA
- the LOC120010833 gene encoding kinesin-like protein KIN-7F isoform X1, with translation MDMEELIHGDTQGSQAKQENILVSVRLRPLNEREISRNDISDWECINNNTIIFKHSVPERSMFPAAYTLDKVFGCNCPTKQVYLEATKEVALSVVGGINACIFAYGQTSSGKTYTMLGVTEYAVEDIYDYIERHKDREFVLKVSAMEIYNEVVRDLLSSDSTPLRLLDDPERGTVVEKLIEETLRDSDHFRELLSICAAQRQIGETSLNETSSRSHQILRLTVESSSREYLGAKNSSTLAASLNFVDLAGSERASQAMSTGARLKEGCHINRSLLTLGTVIRKLSKGRNEHIPYRDSKLTRILQTSLGGNARTAIICTMSPARSHVEQSRNTLSFAICAKEVTTNAQVNVVMSDKTLVKQLQSELARLNKELRSLGSTSKPKSDSAALLREKEILIEQMDKEIKELIWQRDLALSRVEDLLRAVREEPVSRVDEYSTVESQDRVCPLSLKASLQPCNISNEVDGPSVLSPNCQYLEVSENPEDNFLLDDSTPKFVGPDLCQGWEEMTQRERELSEDTCKEVRCIKIEESRMNRRTEADLSLPAPAEEEKHLSVKRTMNVLSSDKEENEVSSMKSDTTYEALQKKIEKLQKAINYLVSFYPLQQSPCSSELSVPRFRRMNLSRSRSSQAVLMSIPSSHWSEKLERNENIPSARFEKDMMEREGGVDRLLSELNCGVETGNLSTKDSQNSISLAESLGIKGYGAKSRMSRKDSQSSITSVESQSITGNDVYDFPTTHDFTAQQNEMPEIQSEKQFDGDMVQEAAPPTIKSQSRSTNADQDAKPLATQTCSDWRPEFERQRKEILELWVACNVPLVHRTCFFLLFKGDSSDLVYMEVELRRLSFLKDTFFHRTKAMKGGQIVTPTSSMKDLNRERQMLSKQLQKKFSRKEREGLYQKWGIGLKTRQRSLQLAHRLWTDIKDLNHIKESASLVSQLVGVVEPGQVPKELFGLSFVPRSMKKRSYSLKSNLSLLL, from the exons ATGGATATGGAGGAGCTAATACATGGGGACACACAGGGATCTCAGGCAAAGCAAGAGAATATTTTGGTTTCGGTTCGGCTGAGGCCCCTGAACGAGAGAGAAATTTCAAGGAACGATATATCGGATTGGgaatgcatcaacaacaacacaATTATTTTCAAACACAGCGTGCCGGAGCGGTCCATGTTCCCAGCTGCCTATACACTTG ACAAAGTATTTGGGTGTAATTGTCCCACAAAGCAGGTTTATCTGGAAGCAACCAAAGAAGTTGCTCTTTCTGTGGTTGGTGGCATTAATG CCTGCATTTTCGCATACGGGCAAACAAGTAGTGGAAAGACATACACAATGTTAGGAGTTACTGAATATGCAGTTGAGGATATATATGATTACATAGAGAGG CATAAAGACCGAGAATTTGTGCTAAAAGTCTCTGCCATGGAAATCTACAATGAAGTCGTCAGGGATCTCCTCAGTTCAGATAGTACTCCACTGAGACTCCTGGATGATCCAGAG AGAGGGACTGTTGTCGAGAAACTTATTGAGGAGACTTTAAGAGACAGTGACCATTTCCGAGAACTCTTATCCATCTGCGCAG CTCAAAGGCAGATAGGAGAGACTTCTCTGAATGAAACCAGCTCCAGATCTCATCAAATATTACGACTA ACAGTTGAAAGCTCTTCTCGTGAGTACTTAGGTGCCAAAAATTCTAGCACTCTTGCAGCTAGTTTG AATTTTGTTGACCTTGCAGGTAGTGAGCGTGCTTCCCAGGCAATGTCAACTGGTGCAAGACTGAAAGAAGGATGTCACATTAATCGCAGTTTACTAACCCTGGGAACTGTAATACGCAAACTAAG CAAGGGGAGAAATGAACACATTCCTTACAGGGACTCCAAGCTAACACGCATCCTCCAAACCTCCTTAGGAGGCAATGCTAGAACAGCCATCATTTGCACTATGAGCCCTGCTCGCAGTCATGTTGAGCAGTCGAGAAATACGCTTTCGTTTGCTATCTGTGCTAAAGAAGTGACTACCAATGCACAGGTCAATGTTGTGATGTCAGATAAGACACTGGtaaagcaattgcaaagcgaaTTGGCCAGACTGAATAAGGAGTTGAGGAGCTTAGGATCAACCTCCAAGCCTAAGAGTGATTCTGCTGCATTactgagagagaaagaaattttaATTGAACAG ATGGATAAAGAGATAAAAGAATTGATTTGGCAACGTGATCTTGCCCTGTCCCGAGTTGAGGATTTGCTAAGAGCAGTTCGAGAGGAGCCAGTTTCAAGAGTAGATGAATATTCAACTGTAGAGTCACAAGATAGAGTCTGCCCTCTCAGTTTAAAGGCCAGTCTTCAACCATGCAACATATCAAATGAGGTTGATGGGCCCAGTGTCCTCTCTCCCAACTGTCAGTACCTAGAGGTTTCTGAGAATCCTGAAGACAACTTTCTGCTGGATGATAGTACTCCAAAGTTTGTTGGCCCTGATCTATGTCAGGGTTGGGAGGAAATGacacagagagaaagagaactATCTGAAGATACTTGCAAAGAAGTTCGATGTATTAAAATTGAAGAATCAAGAATGAACAGGAGAACAGAAGCTGATCTGTCCTTACCTGCTCCTGCTGAAGAAGAGAAACATTTATCCGTAAAAAGGACCATGAATGTGTTATCCTCAGACAAGGAAGAAAATGAAGTAAGCTCTATGAAGTCGGATACTACTTATGAGGCTTTgcagaaaaaaattgagaagcTGCAGAAGGCCATCAACTATCTTGTTAGTTTTTATCCTCTGCAACAATCTCCTTGTTCGTCTGAATTATCTGTGCCTAGGTTTAGAAGGATGAATTTGAGCAGAAGCAGAAGTTCCCAAGCAGTTCTCATGTCCATTCCATCGTCTCATTGGTCTGAGAAGTTGGAACGAAATGAGAACATACCATCCGCTAGGTTTGAAAAGGACATGATGGAAAGAGAGGGAGGTGTTGACCGCTTGCTGTCTGAATTGAATTGTGGTGTCGAGACTGGAAACTTGTCAACGAAAGATTCTCAAAATTCTATTAGTTTAGCAGAATCGCTTGGCATCAAAGGCTATGGTGCCAAGTCAAGGATGTCCAGAAAGGATTCTCAAAGTTCCATTACTTCAGTGGAATCACAAAGCATTACCGGAAATGATGTATATGATTTTCCTACAACTCATGATTTTACTGCACAACAGAATGAAATGCCTGAAATCCAGTCAGAGAAGCAGTTTGATGGAGATATG GTTCAGGAAGCAGCGCCTCCGACCATCAAGTCCCAAAGCAGAAGCACCAATGCTGATCAAGATGCTAAGCCACTTGCAACGCAAACCTGCTCTGACTGGAGACCTGAATTTGAAAGGCAGAGGAAAGAGATTCTTGAACTATGGGTCGCTTGCAATGTACCTTTGGTTCATAGAACATGTTTCTTCCTGCTCTTCAAAGGTGATTCTTCGGACTTAGTGTACATGGAGGTAGAGCTCCGGAGGTTATCATTTCTCAAGGACACATTTTTCCACCGAACCAAGGCCATGAAAGGTGGTCAAATTGTTACTCCTACCTCGAG TATGAAGGATCTCAATCGCGAGAGGCAAATGTTGAGCAAGCAATTACAGAAGAAGTTTTCTAGAAAGGAGAGGGAAGGTCTTTACCAAAAGTGGGGTATTGGGTTGAAGACAAGGCAGAGGAGCCTACAGTTGGCACATCGCTTATGGACGGATATAAAAGACCTGAACCATATAAAGGAGAGTGCCTCCCTTGTTTCACAGTTGGTTGGGGTTGTAGAGCCAGGGCAAGTCCCTAAGGAACTATTTGGACTCAGCTTCGTACCTCGCTCCATGAAAAAGAGATCTTACAGCTTGAAATCTAACTTGTCTCTTCTACTATAA
- the LOC120010914 gene encoding uncharacterized TPR repeat-containing protein At1g05150-like, which yields MATRGSRSEKVKRIFQQFDANRDGGLNREEMSALVVAVNPRVKFSDEQINAILDEVFRTYSEFIDAENGLTYDGLLQTYDDGAGDVDRDFDALDLELDDNKGVSGVSEASSSTVMDERAIESQKKQRTAAWAVSPNHGVVFDDTWKIVDDLEILVKRLKAKQAKDGKFKADNYDAYSDAGWSRELGPSAEISEKRVFWEESGHDYAVFVKDLGVIRRRADGARSREEAFDGHMAIGRVLYEHQLFKEALVSFQRACELQPVDVRSHFRAGNCLYVLGRYKEAKEEFLLALESAEAGGTQWVYLLPQIYVNLGIALEGEGMVLSACEYYREAAILCPTHFRALKLLGSALFGVGEYRAAVKALEEAIFMKPDYADAHCDLASALHAMGEDERAIEVFQKALDLKPGHVDALYNLGGLYMDLGRFQRASEMYTRVLAVWPNHWRAQLNKAVSFLGAGETEEAKKALKEALKMTNRVELHDAVSHLKQLQKRKVKANGTNGEGAFINVETSKFKTADEKTTFRQDLANALHMRSFQRITRLSRCDVELLKKEMRENDVPVSYSGNGVPQKSIRKPNLEEVLCRLLIFLKPETFQSAVKAINERILSVLDEMGSGRVDLGLFFAILAPICSGSLDKRKRIAFDALLWRHQNEGGSHIKRVDAVGYIRLLRAIYIPSHGASEGLEVHGETDASMVSFNEFLVMLDDPDWGFAIILTLVKLETGDRNRHGRHVCSVCYYPVIGSRFKEMKSHFSLCNHCYSEGKVPPTCKQDEYKFKEYGSEADAMKDKCMCFTLPSHNDNS from the coding sequence ATGGCGACGAGAGGGAGCAGATCAGAGAAGGTGAAGAGGATATTCCAGCAATTCGATGCGAACCGTGATGGAGGGTTGAACAGGGAGGAAATGTCTGCTCTCGTTGTCGCCGTGAACCCCAGGGTCAAGTTCAGTGATGAGCAAATCAACGCCATCCTCGACGAGGTTTTTCGGACTTACAGTGAGTTTATTGATGCAGAGAATGGATTGACCTATGATGGTCTTCTTCAGACATATGACGACGGGGCAGGTGATGTGGACCGTGATTTTGACGCCCTTGATCTCGAGCTTGATGATAACAAAGGGGTTTCTGGTGTATCAGAGGCTTCATCGTCGACGGTTATGGATGAGAGGGCGATTGAGTCGCAGAAGAAGCAGAGGACTGCAGCCTGGGCGGTTTCGCCGAATCATGGCGTTGTTTTTGATGACACATGGAAGATTGTGGACGATTTGGAGATCTTAGTGAAGCGATTGAAGGCTAAGCAGGCAAAAGATGGCAAATTTAAAGCGGATAACTATGATGCCTACTCGGACGCAGGGTGGTCAAGGGAATTGGGGCCTTCCGCTGAAATTTCAGAGAAGAGGGTGTTCTGGGAGGAGTCTGGGCATGATTATGCAGTTTTCGTCAAGGACTTGGGGGTTATAAGGAGACGGGCCGACGGTGCAAGATCTAGGGAAGAAGCTTTTGATGGGCATATGGCAATTGGGAGGGTCTTATACGAGCACCAGTTGTTCAAAGAAGCCTTAGTGAGTTTCCAGAGGGCTTGTGAGTTGCAGCCAGTGGATGTGAGGTCACATTTTAGAGCTGGGAATTGTTTGTATGTTCTTGGGAGGTATAAGGAGGCCAAAGAGGAGTTCCTATTGGCACTGGAGTCTGCTGAGGCAGGTGGTACTCAATGGGTTTATTTGCTTCCTCAGATTTATGTGAATCTCGGTATTGCATTGGAAGGTGAAGGTATGGTTTTAAGTGCTTGTGAATATTACAGAGAAGCTGCAATTCTTTGCCCAACTCATTTTAGAGCGTTGAAACTTTTGGGAAGTGCTCTTTTTGGGGTAGGGGAGTATAGGGCGGCTGTGAAAGCCTTGGAAGAGGCCATTTTTATGAAACCAGACTATGCTGATGCACATTGTGATTTGGCCTCAGCTCTGCATGCCATGGGCGAAGATGAGAGGGCAATTGAAGTGTTCCAGAAAGCACTTGATTTGAAACCTGGTCATGTAGATGCTTTATACAACTTGGGTGGGCTTTATATGGACTTGGGTCGGTTCCAGAGAGCTTCAGAGATGTATACTAGGGTTTTGGCTGTGTGGCCTAACCATTGGCGTGCACAGCTCAATAAGGCTGTGTCGTTCTTGGGGGCAGGAGAAACGGAGGAAGCTAAGAAAGCTTTGAAGGAAGCACTGAAAATGACAAATAGGGTTGAATTGCATGATGCTGTATCACATTTGAAGCAGCTGCAGAAGAGGAAGGTGAAAGCTAATGGTACCAATGGGGAGGGGGCTTTTATAAATGTTGAAACCTCAAAGTTTAAGACAGCGGATGAGAAGACAACATTCAGGCAGGACTTGGCCAATGCTCTTCATATGAGGTCTTTTCAGAGAATTACTCGGTTGAGTCGCTGTGATGTGGAGCTTTTGAAGAAGGAAATGCGGGAAAATGATGTACCAGTGTCTTATTCTGGCAATGGTGTTCCTCAGAAATCAATACGCAAGCCTAATTTAGAGGAAGTACTTTGCAGGTTACTTATTTTTCTAAAACCTGAAACTTTCCAAAGTGCTGTCAAGGCAATAAATGAGAGGATTCTCTCTGTTTTGGATGAGATGGGCTCAGGAAGGGTGGATCTTGGCTTGTTCTTTGCCATTCTTGCTCCCATTTGTAGTGGCTCTCTAGACAAACGAAAGCGAATTGCTTTTGATGCACTTCTATGGCGCCACCAGAATGAAGGTGGCTCTCATATAAAAAGGGTTGATGCAGTTGGGTACATCAGATTGTTGAGGGCTATATATATTCCTTCCCATGGGGCTAGTGAGGGGCTGGAAGTCCATGGAGAGACAGATGCCTCAATGGTATCATTCAATGAGTTCCTTGTCATGTTAGATGATCCTGATTGGGGTTTTGCGATAATCTTAACTCTGGTAAAGCTTGAAACTGGTGATCGGAATCGCCATGGACGCCATGTTTGCTCAGTTTGCTATTATCCAGTTATTGGGTCCCGTTTCAAGGAGATGAAGTCTCATTTTAGTCTATGTAATCACTGCTACAGTGAGGGAAAGGTGCCTCCTACATGTAAACAGGACGAGTACAAATTTAAGGAGTATGGAAGCGAGGCTGACGCAATGAAAGATAAGTGCATGTGCTTTACTTTGCCATCCCATAATGACAATAGCTAG